The Arthrobacter sp. NicSoilC5 genome has a window encoding:
- a CDS encoding amidohydrolase produces MELANNAADGIEQELAWQVPLYEQLHRNPELGLAEHQTSAAVAAKLAAWGFDVRHFGGTGVVGVLANGPGPGVLARADMDALPVTEATGARYASAVPGVMHACAHDMHVVALLGAAKYLADHRDAWRGTYTALFQPAEETAAGSQAMLDDGLAAGIPRPDVALAQHVMPTEAGTIGTTPGPVLSAGDSVRITVHGRGAHGSMPHKSVDPVVLAASIVLRLQTVVSRETIPGEFAVLTVGSVSAGATANIIPDRVELLLNLRTYDLAVRAAMVAAIERIVRGECAAAGSPQEPEFEYYDQYPLTSNDAEANARVTAAFTRAFGTDAVYRTTPQTASEDFSRIPDAFGIPYVYWVVGSVPPETYRRAVANGTVDADIPANHSPSFLPAVEPTLPMATRAQAAAALAYLGADEA; encoded by the coding sequence ATGGAACTGGCCAACAACGCTGCGGACGGGATCGAGCAGGAGCTGGCCTGGCAGGTCCCGCTCTACGAACAGCTCCACCGGAATCCGGAGCTCGGCCTCGCCGAACACCAGACCTCCGCTGCTGTTGCGGCGAAGCTGGCGGCCTGGGGGTTCGACGTCCGGCACTTTGGCGGCACCGGCGTGGTGGGCGTCCTGGCCAACGGACCCGGCCCGGGTGTCCTGGCCCGGGCCGACATGGACGCCCTCCCGGTCACCGAGGCAACCGGGGCACGCTACGCCTCCGCCGTCCCGGGGGTGATGCACGCGTGCGCTCACGACATGCACGTGGTCGCGCTGCTCGGCGCGGCAAAGTACCTGGCAGACCACCGGGATGCCTGGCGGGGAACCTACACCGCCCTGTTCCAGCCGGCAGAGGAGACGGCCGCAGGCTCGCAGGCAATGCTCGACGACGGCCTGGCCGCCGGAATCCCGCGCCCGGACGTCGCGCTGGCCCAGCACGTCATGCCCACCGAAGCGGGAACCATCGGCACCACGCCGGGCCCGGTGCTCTCGGCCGGCGACTCTGTACGGATTACCGTCCACGGCCGCGGCGCCCACGGCTCCATGCCGCACAAGTCCGTGGATCCGGTGGTGCTCGCCGCCTCGATCGTCCTCCGCCTGCAGACCGTGGTGTCCCGCGAAACGATTCCAGGGGAGTTCGCAGTGCTGACTGTTGGCTCGGTGAGCGCCGGAGCCACGGCCAACATCATCCCGGACCGGGTGGAGCTGCTGCTCAACCTCCGCACGTACGACCTTGCCGTCCGGGCCGCCATGGTGGCCGCCATCGAGCGGATAGTACGGGGCGAGTGCGCAGCCGCCGGCTCGCCGCAGGAACCGGAGTTTGAGTATTACGACCAGTACCCGCTGACCAGCAACGATGCGGAGGCCAACGCCCGGGTCACTGCAGCCTTCACCAGGGCCTTCGGCACGGACGCTGTCTACCGCACCACTCCGCAGACGGCGTCAGAGGACTTCAGCCGCATCCCTGACGCTTTCGGCATCCCATACGTCTATTGGGTGGTCGGCTCCGTTCCCCCGGAAACCTACCGGCGGGCGGTGGCGAATGGCACGGTGGACGCCGACATCCCTGCCAACCACTCGCCGTCGTTCCTGCCCGCCGTCGAGCCCACCCTCCCCATGGCCACCAGGGCCCAGGCGGCTGCCGCGCTCGCCTACCTCGGTGCGGACGAAGCCTAG
- a CDS encoding polysaccharide deacetylase has translation MNNPAIADPLHPITWPEGFKAAASFTFDVDAESCTIAHDPTSTRRMSLMSHQSYGPKIAVPRLLAMLARQDIQATFFIPGFTAESYPDVVRQIVDGGHEVAHHGYLHEPMQGIDAATEASYIDRGLEALAKVAGVRPVGYRAPWWELNWHSPGLLADRGFLYDSSLLDGDAPYRFAVAADDPRDIVEIPVDWTLDDWEQYAFYPGVTGSGVIESPAKVLEMWTLEAEAHHSQGSCFVLTNHPFISGRPSKAVALEQLMERVKAMDGMWVTTMENIARHTKATVTEVHTHARIEVPVFPGAGAQFKPAVVRQGVLA, from the coding sequence GTGAACAACCCCGCCATCGCGGACCCCCTGCACCCCATCACCTGGCCCGAAGGCTTCAAGGCTGCAGCTTCCTTCACTTTCGACGTGGACGCCGAATCCTGCACTATCGCCCACGATCCCACCAGCACCCGGCGCATGTCGCTGATGAGCCACCAGTCGTACGGCCCCAAGATCGCGGTACCCCGGCTCCTGGCCATGCTGGCCCGCCAGGACATCCAGGCCACCTTCTTCATCCCGGGTTTCACGGCCGAGTCCTACCCGGACGTGGTCCGGCAGATTGTTGACGGCGGCCACGAAGTGGCGCACCACGGCTACCTGCACGAACCCATGCAGGGCATCGACGCCGCCACCGAGGCCAGCTACATTGACCGCGGCCTGGAGGCGCTGGCCAAAGTCGCAGGTGTCCGACCCGTGGGCTACCGCGCACCGTGGTGGGAACTGAACTGGCACTCCCCGGGCCTGCTGGCGGACCGCGGCTTCCTCTACGATTCCAGCCTGCTCGACGGCGATGCCCCCTACCGCTTCGCCGTCGCCGCCGATGATCCCCGGGACATCGTTGAGATCCCGGTGGACTGGACCCTGGACGACTGGGAGCAGTACGCCTTCTACCCGGGCGTTACGGGCAGTGGCGTGATCGAGAGCCCGGCCAAGGTCCTGGAAATGTGGACGCTTGAAGCCGAGGCCCACCATTCCCAGGGCAGCTGCTTCGTCCTCACCAACCACCCGTTCATCTCCGGCCGGCCATCCAAAGCCGTGGCGCTGGAGCAGCTCATGGAGCGGGTGAAGGCAATGGACGGCATGTGGGTGACCACCATGGAGAACATTGCCCGGCACACCAAGGCCACGGTCACCGAGGTCCACACCCACGCGCGGATCGAGGTGCCGGTATTCCCGGGTGCGGGTGCACAGTTCAAGCCGGCCGTGGTGCGGCAGGGGGTGCTGGCCTAG
- a CDS encoding cytosine permease, translating into MQEKLSTATHGQPDQATQDHSAVDHEAWLQPIPESARTRKVSGQFWIWAGANLAPINWVLGALGIQLGLGLADTITVLVLGNLIGMLLFGCFVLLGQKTGATGMVLARAAFGRRGNYLPAAIQALLVIGWCAVNTWIILDLVMALFGTLGWVDPEAPNYGWKIGVATFIMALQVAIAWFGYKAIAAFEKWTVPPTILILAVMSAVAWFGMDINWSYAGPAGAVLEGSERIAAMSAVMTAIGIGWGITWFTYAADYSRFVSTSVPKKKVYLASVLGQFIPVVWLGVLGASLATNSGEIDPGKLIVMNFGAMALPVLLMVLHGPIATNILNIYTFSVATQALDISISRRKLNLFVGVFSLGAVVFFIFQEDFAAVLDAWLIGLVAWVAAWGGIMLVHYFWLEKRWPGGTDRLFDGVGTKRLPVVNFAGVISLLAGIFATWLFMYGLIPIMQGPIAVALGGWDLSWLAGGLTSAGVYAILGPRQHIRYLALEPRAAQKVDATPGATAPEAGSAESTPALPAL; encoded by the coding sequence ATGCAAGAAAAGCTTTCTACAGCCACGCACGGCCAACCTGACCAGGCCACGCAGGACCACAGCGCCGTGGACCACGAAGCCTGGCTGCAGCCCATCCCCGAATCAGCACGAACACGCAAGGTATCCGGCCAGTTCTGGATCTGGGCGGGCGCCAACCTGGCACCCATCAACTGGGTGCTGGGGGCACTCGGTATCCAGCTGGGACTCGGACTCGCGGACACCATCACCGTGCTGGTGCTGGGCAACCTGATCGGCATGCTGCTCTTTGGCTGCTTCGTCCTCCTGGGCCAGAAGACCGGAGCCACCGGCATGGTCCTGGCCCGGGCGGCATTCGGACGGCGCGGCAACTACCTGCCGGCCGCCATCCAGGCCCTGCTGGTCATCGGCTGGTGCGCGGTGAACACCTGGATCATCCTGGACCTGGTCATGGCGCTCTTCGGAACCCTTGGCTGGGTTGACCCGGAAGCCCCCAACTACGGCTGGAAGATCGGCGTCGCCACCTTCATCATGGCCCTTCAGGTTGCCATCGCCTGGTTCGGCTACAAGGCCATCGCCGCCTTCGAGAAGTGGACCGTGCCGCCCACCATCCTCATCCTGGCCGTCATGTCCGCGGTGGCCTGGTTCGGCATGGACATCAACTGGAGCTACGCCGGTCCCGCCGGCGCCGTCCTGGAAGGCTCTGAGCGGATCGCGGCCATGAGCGCCGTAATGACCGCCATCGGCATTGGCTGGGGCATCACCTGGTTCACCTACGCCGCGGACTACTCCCGGTTCGTCAGCACAAGCGTCCCCAAGAAGAAGGTCTACCTCGCCTCGGTCCTGGGCCAGTTCATCCCCGTGGTGTGGCTCGGCGTCCTGGGCGCCAGCCTTGCCACCAACAGCGGTGAGATCGATCCCGGCAAGCTCATCGTCATGAACTTCGGCGCCATGGCCCTGCCCGTACTGCTCATGGTGCTCCATGGCCCCATCGCCACCAACATCCTGAACATCTACACCTTCTCCGTGGCCACCCAGGCCCTGGACATCTCCATCAGCCGCCGCAAACTCAACCTGTTCGTCGGCGTCTTCTCGCTCGGCGCCGTCGTCTTCTTCATCTTCCAGGAGGACTTCGCAGCGGTACTCGACGCCTGGCTGATCGGCCTGGTGGCCTGGGTGGCCGCCTGGGGCGGAATCATGCTGGTGCACTACTTCTGGCTGGAGAAGCGCTGGCCGGGCGGAACCGACCGTCTGTTCGACGGCGTCGGCACAAAGCGGCTGCCGGTGGTCAACTTCGCCGGCGTCATCTCCCTCCTGGCCGGGATCTTCGCCACGTGGCTGTTCATGTACGGACTGATCCCCATCATGCAGGGCCCCATCGCCGTGGCCCTGGGCGGCTGGGACCTGTCCTGGCTGGCCGGCGGCCTGACCAGCGCCGGGGTGTACGCCATCCTCGGCCCGCGCCAGCACATCCGCTACCTGGCCCTCGAGCCACGCGCCGCACAGAAGGTGGACGCCACCCCTGGAGCGACCGCCCCCGAAGCTGGGAGCGCGGAGAGCACGCCCGCCCTTCCCGCCCTCTAA
- a CDS encoding PucR family transcriptional regulator translates to MSVFLGEILAHPALAAADPVVHPQGVVADAQPVRWVHSSEVLDIAPLLRGGELLLCGGITLATATPARRGDYVRELAQRGVAALAIETGGALPEIPADMLQTAEEYGLPVVELRKVVPFVGVMQAINSMLVSESVGHLQQADAATRAMAAELAHGASLDKILGVLAGITGSAVKLTSPWGVTMGSAAPEGWSNGVDAEAGEGTADDDGTGPGGHGGFYPVAGGTVITVDIPVRGVLMGRLEVHVPDVADTALAQVAGERAVDILGLALLQHTPPGLHALAGAELMRAVLNSAPEWRLEQLAPGAGFPTDSPAVVAAIHAAAPQELRGAVENFLSSQRIPCAAYLDDTELVVMIGLPCTETAGERRQLLESLQGLEGDHDAVIAVGPLADGVAEAAWSLAEARRALEVRQIRRRNASARRRHPSRGLVVVDAQDAAVESLALTCLDASSREAFVSRQLRAVLEHDAQRQSQLLETLQVWLDSGCNTAQSARELHLERQSMHHRLQRIFELCGGDPRGTGRLAALHLAARMAGLP, encoded by the coding sequence GTGTCAGTGTTTCTTGGCGAAATACTCGCCCACCCCGCCCTCGCCGCCGCCGATCCCGTGGTCCACCCCCAGGGCGTGGTGGCTGATGCGCAGCCGGTCCGCTGGGTCCACTCCAGTGAGGTGCTGGACATCGCCCCCCTGCTCCGTGGCGGTGAACTGCTGCTCTGCGGCGGGATCACGCTGGCCACCGCCACCCCGGCCAGACGCGGGGACTACGTCCGTGAGCTGGCGCAGCGCGGCGTCGCTGCGCTGGCCATCGAGACCGGCGGTGCACTGCCGGAAATTCCTGCGGACATGCTGCAGACGGCTGAGGAATACGGCCTTCCCGTGGTGGAACTGCGCAAGGTGGTCCCGTTCGTCGGCGTCATGCAGGCCATCAACTCCATGCTGGTCAGCGAGTCGGTGGGGCACCTGCAGCAGGCGGATGCCGCCACGCGCGCCATGGCTGCCGAGCTGGCGCATGGCGCTTCACTGGACAAGATCCTGGGCGTGCTGGCAGGCATCACCGGCTCGGCCGTGAAGCTCACCTCCCCGTGGGGAGTGACCATGGGCAGCGCGGCGCCGGAGGGTTGGAGCAACGGGGTGGACGCGGAAGCCGGAGAAGGAACAGCGGACGACGACGGCACCGGGCCAGGCGGGCACGGCGGCTTTTACCCGGTGGCCGGCGGAACGGTCATCACCGTGGACATCCCCGTGCGCGGGGTCCTCATGGGGCGGCTCGAGGTGCACGTGCCGGATGTCGCGGACACGGCGCTGGCCCAGGTGGCGGGCGAGCGCGCAGTGGACATCCTGGGCCTGGCGCTGCTGCAGCACACGCCTCCGGGACTGCACGCCCTGGCCGGCGCTGAACTGATGCGCGCCGTGCTGAATTCCGCACCGGAGTGGCGCCTCGAGCAGCTGGCCCCCGGCGCCGGCTTCCCCACGGACTCCCCCGCCGTGGTGGCCGCGATCCACGCGGCGGCACCGCAGGAGCTGCGCGGCGCCGTCGAAAACTTCCTGAGCTCGCAGCGGATTCCCTGTGCCGCGTACCTGGATGACACCGAGCTGGTGGTGATGATCGGCCTGCCGTGCACCGAGACGGCCGGCGAGCGGCGGCAGCTCCTGGAATCCCTGCAGGGACTGGAGGGGGACCACGATGCCGTGATCGCCGTCGGGCCGCTGGCAGACGGCGTGGCGGAGGCAGCCTGGTCACTGGCGGAAGCCCGGCGCGCCCTGGAGGTACGGCAGATCCGCCGCCGGAATGCGTCCGCGCGCAGGCGGCACCCGTCCCGGGGCCTGGTTGTGGTTGACGCCCAGGACGCCGCCGTGGAAAGCCTCGCTCTGACCTGCCTGGATGCCTCGTCCAGGGAGGCGTTCGTGAGCCGGCAGTTGCGGGCGGTCCTGGAGCATGATGCGCAGCGGCAGTCCCAGCTGCTGGAGACCCTGCAGGTGTGGCTGGACTCCGGCTGCAATACCGCACAGTCGGCGCGCGAACTGCACCTTGAGCGGCAGTCGATGCACCACCGGCTGCAGCGGATTTTCGAGCTCTGCGGAGGGGATCCGCGCGGGACGGGGCGGCTCGCGGCGCTGCACCTGGCGGCGAGGATGGCCGGGCTGCCCTGA
- a CDS encoding VOC family protein: protein MGAPCWVDTWQPDPQGAKEFYGGLFGWTFDDPIQVPGFEGGYCLARLDGRSVGGVGQAPPGSPAGWLTHIRVGDAGKASALAEQAGGRQLGAIGAGTRSQLVADSSGVLFCLRQAGVNDGVELADQPNSWAMSSLHTPDLGKAQEFYRALFNWELASPPDAPFSLWLREDQLVAVATPADGVTVPPHWSVNFGVTDADRTADRAVALGGGIVMAPMDTPGFRSAVISDPWGGVVAVSAVTEQTGTPPARA from the coding sequence GTGGGTGCGCCGTGCTGGGTCGACACCTGGCAACCGGACCCCCAGGGTGCCAAAGAGTTCTATGGCGGACTGTTCGGCTGGACGTTCGACGATCCGATACAGGTGCCGGGATTCGAGGGCGGGTACTGTCTGGCGCGCCTTGACGGCCGCTCCGTAGGCGGCGTGGGGCAGGCCCCGCCGGGATCACCAGCGGGATGGCTGACCCATATCCGGGTGGGCGATGCCGGGAAGGCTTCAGCGCTGGCGGAACAGGCGGGCGGCCGGCAGCTCGGGGCCATCGGCGCCGGGACCCGTTCGCAACTGGTTGCCGATTCCTCCGGCGTGCTGTTCTGCCTGCGGCAGGCGGGCGTCAATGACGGCGTTGAGCTTGCAGACCAGCCCAATAGCTGGGCCATGAGTTCGCTGCACACCCCGGATCTTGGAAAGGCCCAGGAGTTCTACAGGGCATTGTTCAACTGGGAACTGGCGTCGCCGCCGGACGCCCCGTTTTCACTGTGGCTCCGCGAAGACCAACTGGTGGCCGTGGCTACCCCCGCCGACGGCGTGACTGTTCCTCCACATTGGAGTGTGAACTTCGGGGTCACCGATGCAGACAGGACCGCCGACCGGGCCGTTGCCCTGGGCGGCGGCATTGTCATGGCACCCATGGATACCCCCGGGTTCAGGAGTGCCGTGATCAGCGACCCCTGGGGCGGTGTGGTCGCGGTCAGCGCGGTCACGGAGCAAACCGGCACCCCGCCGGCACGGGCCTGA
- a CDS encoding IclR family transcriptional regulator, which yields MTPAKTPDSNGSGTGTNGGTDAKGASVVVNAIAVLRTFTADEPLLGVTEIANRVGMHKSSVSRILATFEQENLVERDPETKRFRLGLGLIAVAGPLLAEMEERRVAYPVLRQLTEQTGETSALMLWNGDEAICVEQIASHHQIKHTTPLGARYRDAMSASVQVFLSTLPAERVRELLRSGTITFPGLDDDGLAAYEVRLQDVAQRGWAGNYGESSMDEVGVAAPVRDHRGDVVAAVLIPAPRFRVSKEQFESLGEACVAAAAKVTTRLGGRPGS from the coding sequence ATGACTCCTGCGAAAACCCCAGACAGCAACGGCAGCGGAACCGGCACCAACGGCGGGACGGACGCCAAAGGAGCCTCCGTCGTCGTCAACGCCATCGCCGTCCTGCGCACCTTCACGGCGGACGAACCCCTGCTGGGCGTCACGGAAATCGCCAACCGCGTGGGCATGCACAAGTCCAGCGTGTCCCGTATCCTGGCCACCTTCGAGCAGGAAAACCTGGTGGAACGCGACCCGGAAACCAAGCGGTTCCGGCTGGGCCTGGGGCTCATCGCCGTCGCCGGACCGCTGCTGGCCGAGATGGAGGAACGCCGCGTTGCCTACCCCGTCCTGCGGCAGCTGACCGAGCAGACCGGCGAAACCAGTGCCCTCATGCTGTGGAACGGTGACGAGGCCATCTGCGTGGAGCAGATCGCGAGCCACCACCAGATCAAGCACACCACCCCCCTGGGCGCCCGCTACCGTGACGCGATGAGCGCCTCGGTCCAGGTGTTCCTGTCCACGCTGCCGGCCGAACGGGTGCGTGAACTGTTGCGCAGCGGAACCATCACCTTTCCGGGACTGGACGACGACGGACTGGCAGCGTACGAAGTCCGGCTCCAGGATGTTGCGCAGCGGGGATGGGCGGGGAACTACGGCGAATCGTCCATGGACGAGGTGGGCGTGGCCGCGCCTGTCCGCGACCACCGCGGCGACGTTGTGGCGGCCGTCCTGATTCCGGCGCCGCGGTTCCGGGTGTCCAAGGAACAGTTCGAGAGTCTGGGGGAGGCCTGCGTCGCCGCCGCCGCCAAGGTGACCACCCGGCTGGGTGGCCGCCCGGGAAGCTGA
- a CDS encoding aminopeptidase P family protein: MTITADNASSIAELERLKVLHNGTKGKLTFSDAEFERRLGGLRKIMAAKELDAVILTSYHGIKYYSDFLYTTFGRNYALVVTANDSVTVTANIDAGMPWRTSYGENIVYTDWRRDNFYFGLQEALRQRGVKATRLGVEDDFLPGLTREKIAAAFPGAQLLDVSQDAMRQRMIKSAEEIEVIKHGARIGDLGGEAIRNAIREGISEYEVALIGTEAMVHEIARTFPDREVRDTWVWFQSGINTDGAHNWATTRKLQQGDILSLNCFPMTSGYYTALERTLFLGQPDERSLELWNINVEVHERGLELIKPGAVCKDIAAELNEIYISHGLLANRTFGYGHSFGVLSHYYGREAGLELREDIDTVLEPGMVVSMEPMITVADGLPGAGGYREHDILVIGEDNTVENITKFPFGPEHNIVQG; the protein is encoded by the coding sequence GTGACTATCACTGCCGACAACGCCTCCTCCATCGCCGAACTCGAGCGCCTCAAGGTCCTGCACAACGGCACCAAGGGCAAGCTCACGTTCTCCGACGCAGAGTTCGAGCGCCGCCTTGGCGGCCTCCGCAAGATCATGGCCGCCAAGGAGCTGGACGCGGTTATCCTCACCAGCTACCACGGCATCAAGTACTACTCCGACTTCCTGTACACCACGTTCGGCCGCAACTACGCCCTGGTGGTCACCGCCAACGACTCCGTCACCGTCACCGCCAACATCGACGCCGGCATGCCGTGGCGCACCTCCTACGGCGAGAACATCGTCTACACCGACTGGCGCCGCGACAACTTCTACTTCGGCCTCCAGGAAGCCCTGCGCCAGCGAGGCGTCAAGGCCACCCGGCTGGGCGTCGAGGACGACTTTCTCCCGGGCCTGACCCGCGAAAAGATCGCCGCGGCGTTCCCCGGCGCCCAGCTCCTGGACGTCTCCCAGGACGCCATGCGCCAGCGCATGATCAAGTCCGCCGAGGAAATCGAAGTCATCAAGCACGGCGCCCGCATCGGCGACCTGGGCGGCGAAGCCATCCGCAACGCCATCCGCGAAGGCATCTCCGAGTACGAAGTGGCCCTCATCGGCACCGAGGCCATGGTGCACGAGATCGCCAGGACCTTCCCGGACCGCGAGGTCCGCGACACCTGGGTGTGGTTCCAGTCCGGCATCAACACCGACGGCGCCCACAACTGGGCCACCACCCGCAAGCTGCAGCAGGGCGACATCCTCTCGCTCAACTGCTTCCCCATGACCTCCGGTTACTACACCGCCCTGGAGCGGACCCTCTTCCTGGGCCAGCCGGACGAGCGCTCGCTGGAGCTGTGGAACATCAACGTCGAGGTGCACGAGCGCGGCCTGGAACTGATCAAGCCCGGCGCCGTCTGCAAGGACATCGCCGCCGAGCTCAACGAGATCTACATCAGCCACGGCCTGCTGGCCAACCGCACCTTCGGTTACGGCCACTCCTTCGGCGTCCTGAGCCACTACTACGGCCGCGAAGCCGGCCTGGAGCTGCGCGAGGACATCGACACCGTCCTCGAGCCGGGCATGGTGGTTTCCATGGAGCCCATGATCACGGTGGCGGACGGCCTGCCGGGCGCCGGCGGCTACCGCGAGCACGACATCCTGGTGATCGGCGAGGACAACACGGTGGAAAACATCACCAAGTTCCCGTTCGGCCCGGAACACAACATCGTCCAGGGATAA
- a CDS encoding MFS transporter has product MDNAVASKDVRRRVVTASFIGNFVEWFDYAVYGYLAAVISSVFFPEADRQTALLATFAVFAISFFVRPLGGFFWGHIGDKLGRRKALSLSIVIMSVSTFCIALIPGYGTIGMLAPVLLLLVRVVQGFSAAGEYAGASAFLVEYAPANRRGLYAAVVPASTAAGLLLGSLIAALLSSVLSTDQLHEWGWRLPFLLAAPMGLIGRYIRTKLEDTPAFRALADQEESAPKAPALDMFRTYRKQLLIACGAVLLNAVGFYVILSYMPTYLSEELGFGPTESFLATTIALASYIGFIFLTGLASDRFGRKRMLITASVLFMLLTVPAFMLLDTGNFLVIVLVQILLGGMLTLNDGTLPSFLAELFPTKVRYSGFAVSFNLSNALFGGTAPFMATLLIGMTQSKLAPGWYLVAASAVSLMAVLFATETSRKPLKHL; this is encoded by the coding sequence ATGGACAACGCCGTTGCCAGCAAGGACGTTCGACGCCGGGTGGTCACTGCGAGCTTCATCGGCAACTTTGTCGAATGGTTCGACTACGCGGTGTACGGCTATCTGGCCGCAGTAATTTCCTCAGTGTTCTTCCCTGAGGCCGATCGGCAGACCGCGCTGCTGGCTACTTTCGCCGTCTTTGCCATCTCGTTCTTCGTCCGTCCCCTGGGTGGCTTCTTCTGGGGTCACATCGGCGACAAGCTCGGCCGGCGCAAGGCGCTGTCCCTGTCCATCGTCATCATGTCCGTCTCAACCTTCTGCATCGCCCTCATCCCCGGTTACGGAACCATCGGCATGCTGGCCCCGGTCCTGCTGCTCCTGGTCCGCGTGGTCCAGGGCTTCTCGGCGGCCGGCGAATACGCCGGAGCATCAGCCTTCCTGGTGGAATACGCGCCGGCCAACCGCCGCGGACTCTATGCCGCCGTCGTTCCCGCCAGTACCGCCGCGGGCCTGCTCCTGGGTTCACTGATCGCGGCGCTCCTCAGCTCAGTGCTCAGCACCGACCAGCTGCACGAGTGGGGCTGGCGGCTGCCCTTCCTGCTGGCCGCCCCCATGGGTCTGATTGGCCGCTACATCCGCACCAAGCTGGAGGACACCCCCGCTTTCCGCGCACTGGCCGACCAGGAGGAATCCGCTCCCAAAGCCCCTGCGCTGGACATGTTCCGGACCTATCGCAAACAGCTGCTGATCGCCTGCGGTGCCGTGCTGCTCAACGCCGTCGGTTTCTACGTCATCCTCAGCTACATGCCCACCTACCTGTCCGAGGAACTTGGCTTCGGGCCCACCGAATCCTTCCTTGCCACCACGATCGCCCTGGCCAGCTATATCGGCTTCATCTTCCTGACCGGCCTCGCCTCGGACCGGTTCGGCCGCAAGCGCATGCTGATCACCGCGTCCGTGCTGTTCATGCTGCTGACTGTTCCCGCTTTCATGCTGCTGGACACGGGCAACTTCCTGGTGATCGTCCTGGTCCAGATCCTGCTGGGCGGCATGCTTACGCTGAACGACGGAACGCTGCCCAGTTTCCTGGCCGAACTGTTCCCCACCAAAGTCCGGTACAGCGGCTTCGCCGTCAGCTTCAACCTCTCCAACGCCCTGTTCGGCGGCACGGCCCCGTTCATGGCCACCCTGCTGATCGGCATGACCCAGAGCAAGCTGGCGCCGGGCTGGTACCTCGTGGCCGCATCCGCCGTGTCGCTCATGGCCGTGCTGTTCGCCACCGAAACCTCGCGGAAGCCCCTCAAGCACCTCTGA
- the fdxA gene encoding ferredoxin, whose amino-acid sequence MTYVIAQPCVDVKDKACIQECPVDCIYEGERSLYIHPSECVDCGACDPVCPVEAIYFSDDVPDEWADYVLANVEFFSELGSPQGASAVGNLHRDHPVIAGEAVPLR is encoded by the coding sequence ATGACCTATGTGATCGCCCAGCCCTGCGTGGATGTGAAGGACAAGGCCTGTATCCAGGAGTGCCCGGTGGACTGCATCTACGAGGGCGAACGTTCGCTCTACATTCACCCATCGGAATGCGTGGACTGCGGTGCCTGTGATCCCGTGTGCCCGGTGGAGGCGATCTACTTTTCCGACGACGTCCCCGATGAATGGGCGGACTACGTCCTGGCGAACGTGGAGTTCTTCTCGGAGCTGGGGTCACCGCAGGGTGCATCAGCCGTTGGGAACCTGCACCGGGACCATCCGGTGATAGCAGGGGAAGCCGTTCCGTTGCGGTAA